Proteins encoded in a region of the Phocoena phocoena chromosome X, mPhoPho1.1, whole genome shotgun sequence genome:
- the LOC136142000 gene encoding LOW QUALITY PROTEIN: centrosomal protein of 78 kDa-like (The sequence of the model RefSeq protein was modified relative to this genomic sequence to represent the inferred CDS: inserted 2 bases in 1 codon), producing the protein MRLAPRAGDSPRESAQERGMEGLAYLGLVALRHLAATRVLRTLRGRRPRAVSARGAGRRAGDPRRVWASCPQPTSPKPHSGHDHSVKLRCDTAADFFPRCEDLCALQDSVPLPALRASLKEGLLELTSFFQRRLGETVICQGVKNSNTLKTVNFTGCNLTWQGADHMTKTLKYLTTRRHEETWAENLHSRRPGLDCMAGLRRITLNCDMLMGDLGASASAESLSEDLWLKALDLQQCGLTSEGAKALLKALETNGTLLVLDVRKNPLVXYQWITSPSVKEPSKAARQKKRTLILESGRKGKATIRIDVQWSPRMEAR; encoded by the exons ATGAGGCTGGCGCCAAGGGCCGGCGATTCGCCGCGGGAGTCGGCGCAGGAGCGCGGCATGGAGGGCCTGGCCTACCTGGGGCTCGTGGCCCTGCGTCATCTGGCTGCGACGCGGGTCCTGCGCACGCTGCGGGGCCGCAGACCCCGGGCGGTGAGCGCCCGAGGGGCCGGGAGGCGAGCCGGGGACCCCAGGCGGGTGTGGGCATCGTGTCCACAGCCAACGTCCCCGAAGCCGCACTCGGGCCATGATCACTCAGTGAAGCTGCGCTGCGACACCGCGGCCGACTTCTTCCCGCGCTGTGAGGACCTGTGCGCGCTGCAGGACTCAGTGCCTCTGCCCGCCTTGCGCGCTTCCCTGAAGGAGGGCCTGCTGGAGTTAACG AGCTTCTTCCAGCGACGGCTGGGCGAGACAGTTATTTGTCAAGGTGTAAAGAACTCTAACACTCTTAAGACAGTAAACTTCACGGGGTGTAATCTGACGTGGCAGGGAGCAGATCACATGACCAAGACCTTAAAGTATCTGACTACCAGAAGGCATGAAGAAACCTGGGCTGAGAATCTCCATTCCAGGAGACCTGGTCTTGACTGTATGGCTGGTTTGAGGCGCATCACTCTGAACTGCGACATGCTCATGGGTGACCTGGGTGCAAGTGCTTCTGCAGAATCTCTTAGTGAGGATTTGTGGCT AAAAGCACTTGACCTGCAGCAGTGTGGCCTCACCAGTGAAGGAGCAAAGGCTTTACTAAAGGCCCTTGAAACCAACGGAACTCTGCTCGTTCTGGATGTAAGAAAAAATCCACTTGT GTACCAGTGGATAACTTCTCCATCGGTGAAGGAACCATCCAAAGCTGCTAGACAGAAGAAGAGAACTCTAATTTTGGAAAGTGGTCGAAAAGGAAAAGCTACTATTAGAATTGATGTCCAGTGGAGCCCCAGAATGGAAGCAAGATGA